Genomic window (Shewanella psychropiezotolerans):
GCAGTGAACCTTTTACCTTAGAGATAGGTGACAGATTAGCCCAACTGGTGTTTGTACCGGTAATGCAGGCTGAATTTAAGCTTGTCGATGAATTTGATAATTCAAGTCGTGGCGAAGGTGGCTTTGGCCACTCAGGTACCAAATAGCAAAACACCCTATAGCTAGATATTAGCTAGCTGAGTGTGATCAATAAGAGTGACATTCACTTGCCCAAGACCCATTCAAAGGTAAATGAAGATATCACCTAGCTCCTGTCGTATTCGAGTGAAGGAAAACTAAATGGCTGCAAGCCCTAAAATTAATCGCCGCGAACATATTCTCCAATGTCTAGCCACCATGCTAGAAACCAATCCAGGACAAAGAATTACCACAGCCAAACTCGCTGCCGAAGTTGGTGTATCCGAGGCGGCCTTGTATCGTCACTTCCCGAGTAAGGCCCGCATGTTTGAGGGTTTGATAGACTTTATCGAAGAGTCGCTACTTTCACGCATCAACCTCATCATGGATGAAGAGAAAGACACCATGAAACGCTGCCAGTTATTGCTGCAACTGCTGCTTATCTTCTCCGAGCGTAACCCGGGGATCTCTCGAATTCTCAATGGCGACGCCCTTTTGGGTGAAAATGAACGCCTGCGCAGCCGGGTTAATTTGATATTTTGTAAGATAGAGACCCACCTGAAACAGATCCTCCGAGAGAAGACTTTACGTGAAGGCAAGGGTTTCAAACTGGACGAGGCGATTCTGGCGAATCTATTACTCGCCGTCGCCGAAGGACGGATCGCTCAATTTGTTCGCAGCGAATTCAAGCAAAAACCGACTCAGCACTTCGACCAACAGTGGATATTTATTCAACAGCAACTGCTACAAAGTTAACCCCATATACCCTATAGCAGCCTGTATAAAGGCTGCTGCTCCCAAAGAAAATTAATTGCAGATCCTAACCGTTTACTTTACCCTCCTCATTTAACGCATTCGCAAAAACCAACGATCTCACGTAACAATGATATCTCTATGAAACTAATTAGC
Coding sequences:
- the slmA gene encoding nucleoid occlusion factor SlmA: MAASPKINRREHILQCLATMLETNPGQRITTAKLAAEVGVSEAALYRHFPSKARMFEGLIDFIEESLLSRINLIMDEEKDTMKRCQLLLQLLLIFSERNPGISRILNGDALLGENERLRSRVNLIFCKIETHLKQILREKTLREGKGFKLDEAILANLLLAVAEGRIAQFVRSEFKQKPTQHFDQQWIFIQQQLLQS